A DNA window from Macadamia integrifolia cultivar HAES 741 chromosome 4, SCU_Mint_v3, whole genome shotgun sequence contains the following coding sequences:
- the LOC122075228 gene encoding pentatricopeptide repeat-containing protein At3g22690-like — translation MRFLYFHPRQSSQTNLRWAQHHQVIISLLKNCSKLQSLNEIHAQMIRTGLIQDIFLVSRIIAFLTNPSDYLNMRYARRIFDQIHHPNVFIWNSMIRGYTQCRAPRDALLLFKQMLLRGFSPDSYTYPILTKACSHLCALQTGKILHGQIVKFGFQSDICIMSGVISFYVSCGRIRVARDIFDEMPERDVVAWTTMISGYSQLGCSEESFLLLDEMERTGVKPNNVTIMSLLSACGHLQALDRGRSLHSYILENNMEHETVIANALISMYAKCKIMSCAWEVFEKTPMKNAVTWNTLIGGFVQNGLPTEAMRLFREMERSVVRPNEITVVSALSACAQLADLEQGKLLHSYIKEKRFNYDIFVGNALINMYAKCGDLIGAMCVFHQMPGTDVFSWTTLLTGHVHGSKFKEALAIFQEMQLCGVKANEVTLVSLLSACAQIGALDQGKLIHAYIEEHHVKQDLCLGNALIDMYAKCGCIERALWVFHGMSCKDTFSWNAVMGGLAMHGHGKVVIDLFTQMQRIAEAIPDDVTFITVLSACSHTGMVLEGYHYFKSMSSLYGIAPSIEHFGCMVDLLSRAGLLEEARKFIVNMPIEPNSVIWGSLLSACRFLGKVELGEEVAEKILKLDPDDMGVYVLLSNIYANLGRWNDVKRVRSKMENKGIEKSPGCSSIEVNGVVHEFYVGEMAHDKSSHTYLVLNALMLQSKELFYK, via the coding sequence ATGCGCTTCCTCTACTTTCACCCTCGACAATCATCACAAACCAACTTAAGATGGGCTCAACATCATCAAGTTatcatctctctcctcaaaaaCTGCTCCAAATTACAGTCATTGAACGAAATCCATGCCCAGATGATCCGGACTGGTTTGATACAGGACATCTTCTTGGTTAGCAGGATTATTGCTTTTCTTACCAACCCATCTGACTATCTCAACATGCGATATGCTCGTCGCATATTTGATCAAATCCACCACCCAAACGTGTTCATATGGAATTCAATGATCAGGGGCTACACCCAATGTCGTGCTCCAAGAGATGCACTTTTACTTTTCAAGCAGATGCTTCTCCGTGGGTTTTCTCCTGACAGTTACACATATCCAATTTTAACCAAAGCTTGCTCTCACCTATGTGCGCTTCAAACTGGTAAAATTCTTCATGGGCAGATTGTAAAATTTGGGTTTCAATCGGATATATGCATAATGTCAGGCGTTATTAGTTTTTATGTAAGTTGTGGGAGAATCAGAGTTGCAAGAGATATATTCGATGAAATGCCTGAAAGAGATGTGGTTGCATGGACAACAATGATATCTGGCTATTCTCAGTTGGGCTGTTCTGAAGAATCCTTCCTTCTGCTAGATGAGATGGAAAGGACTGGTGTTAAGCCAAACAACGTTACCATCATGAGCCTACTTTCGGCATGTGGGCATCTCCAAGCTCTAGACAGAGGCCGGTCTCTCCATTCTTATATTCTGGAGAATAACATGGAACATGAAACGGTGATTGCTAATGCACTCATCAGCATGTATGCTAAGTGTAAAATTATGTCATGTGCGTGGGAAGTTTTTGAGAAGACCCCCATGAAAAATGCAGTTACATGGAATACTTTGATCGGTGGCTTCGTTCAGAATGGCCTCCCTACAGAAGCAATGAGGCTCTTCCGAGAAATGGAGCGTTCAGTTGTAAGACCTAATGAGATCACAGTTGTAAGTGCTTTGTCAGCTTGTGCACAATTGGCTGATCTTGAACAAGGAAAACTACTACACtcatatataaaggaaaagAGGTTTAACTATGATATCTTTGTAGGAAATGCTCTAATTAACATGTATGCAAAGTGTGGGGATTTGATTGGAGCTATGTGTGTATTCCATCAAATGCCAGGCACAGACGTTTTTTCATGGACAACCTTGTTAACTGGCCATGTGCATGGAAGTAAGTTCAAAGAGGCCTTGGCAATCTTTCAGGAGATGCAGCTCTGTGGAGTCAAAGCAAATGAAGTTACTTTGGTTAGCTTGTTATCAGCTTGTGCACAGATTGGAGCATTGGATCAAGGCAAACTCATTCATGCTTACATTGAAGAACACCATGTGAAGCAAGATCTGTGCCTAGGAAATGCATTGATTGATATGTATGCCAAGTGTGGATGCATTGAAAGAGCATTATGGGTATTTCATGGTATGTCTTGTAAAGATACTTTTTCGTGGAATGCAGTGATGGGAGGGCTTGCCATGCATGGGCATGGGAAAGTAGTCATTGATCTCTTTACCCAAATGCAAAGGATAGCGGAAGCCATACCTGACGATGTCACCTTTATAACTGTTCTTAGTGCATGTTCCCATACAGGTATGGTTCTCGAAGGATACCACTACTTCAAATCCATGTCTAGCTTATATGGAATCGCCCCAAGCATTGAGCACTTTGGATGCATGGTGGATCTCCTCAGTAGAGCTGGCCTTTTAGAAGAAGCAAGGAAGTTTATTGTAAACATGCCAATAGAACCTAATTCAGTCATTTGGGGATCTCTGCTTTCTGCTTGTCGTTTCCTTGGTAAGGTTGAACTTGGGGAGGAAGTTGCTGAGAAAATCCTCAAGTTGGATCCTGATGACATGGGTGTATATGTGCTTCTTTCAAACATATATGCTAATCTGGGTAGGTGGAATGATGTGAAAAGGGTGAGaagtaaaatggaaaataaaggaATTGAGAAGTCCCCTGGATGCAGTTCAATTGAAGTGAATGGTGTTGTTCATGAGTTCTATGTGGGGGAGATGGCGCATGATAAATCTAGTCATACATATTTGGTTCTCAATGCACTGATGCTTCAGTCAAAAGAGTTGTTCTACAAATAA
- the LOC122075226 gene encoding uncharacterized protein LOC122075226, with protein sequence MAARSSLKEDDLVVDDALGCPKLYAKLCQDPLLTPYNHGPPFTFIPYKFQPQEDSRARELDQMFPIIDPEAKPSTKPRIYASLLWKQLNHLGNAGFDPEKFRVDPYGNVLYYHSDSASPLSWEIDHWFPCSRGGRTVPSNLRILQWQVCKKKHDKLEFLVPWWDLQLGISVNQFLNIFASSNSDFRYRAFSFLFSEGESEELNDSQTAQSHTFPKHFVESKRKIGLAPAAIILSRGEYSDGSSTLRSIDINRRIWPSSPATASRKFLVDKNQSCCHSIQRFRPGISKENENPDMATNPYLAIVMARDSFKQKEEAEKMQAEIRKLDEELGEMKQKNEVESVSLQELELVLIKRRRRAEKCRRLAEEQSSYRAVLEKMIRDAMHQSVIYKEQIRLNQAATTSLMARLEAQKAKCDYSEKELHIKFNQRNDVEKQIRPQWEQARKRSRIDDTLSDEREDKTLLYLPGIRPRKHSHKELRMFLQEEQKTSEVGSSSWSPLNEKRKDKVEEKNEPIKGIGREKAEDPNIPITSMEDDIPIEEKLGKLEIEEERKEDMWIPVLRSPEREEDEECRKQRGKGNVEKWLKMLLDKNQEGPTANSPPPTVDEHSTRKIEESPIEDEHSSSKTEEMIRKLNLTNPQKYVKILQFPALENEAGLKPVQEDVAVRNIHQRDDGKGKEQIDEKKIGENMCEKTNAREVSNVGKGIGSSMSFESKETRENSGKERGLMRSESARTFRPIPSSPSVILGIRKGVDYCIRKKPMVIGSDEDRDENPVVRNNFIKSSIKTFKKAVKI encoded by the exons ATGGCCGCCAGATCTTCATTGAAGGAAGATGACTTGGTAGTCGATGATGCTCTCGGATGTCCCAAATTATATGCAAAGCTCTGCCAAGACCCCCTTCTCACTCCTTACAATCATGGCCCTCCCTTCACTTTCATTCCGTATAAATTTCAGCCTCAAGAG GATTCGAGAGCGAGGGAGTTAGATCAGATGTTCCCAATAATTGACCCTGAAGCTAAACCTTCCACGAAGCCTAGAATTTATGCCAGCCTCCTCTGGAAGCAACTCAATCACCTTGG GAATGCTGGCTTTGATCCCGAAAAATTTCGAGTAGACCCTTATGGCAACGTTCTGTATTATCATTCAGATTCAGCTTCTCCCCTTTCTTGGGAAATCGATCATTGGTTTCCTTGCTCAA GAGGAGGACGGACTGTTCCTAGCAATCTGAGGATATTACAATGGCAAGTATGTAAGAAGAAGCACGATAAGTTGGAATTTCTCGTTCCCTGGTGGGATCTTCAGTTGGGCATCTCTGTAAACCAGTTTCTTAACATATTTGCTTCTTCCAATTCTGATTTCAG GTATAGAGCATTTTCGTTTTTATTCTCTGAGGGCGAGAGTGAAGAGTTAAATGATTCACAGACTGCACAGTCACATACTTTTCCCAAACATTTCGTTGAGTCGAAACGGAAAATTGGCCTTGCACCAGCTGCCATAATTTTATCTAGGGGAGAATATTCTGATGGGTCATCAACATTAAGATCTATCGATATCAATAGACGAATCTGGCCAAGCTCCCCTGCAACTG CTTCCAGGAAATTCTTGGTTGACAAAAATCAATCATGCTGCCACTCAATTCAGAGATTTAGGCCtggtatatcaaaggaaaaTGAGAATCCTGACATGGCTACTAATCCATATCTGGCCATTGTCATGGCCAGAGACTCCTTTAAGCAGAAGGAAGAGGCAGAGAAGATGCAAGCAGAGATTCGAAAATTGGATGAAGAACTGGGTGAAATGAAGCAGAAGAATGAAGTGGAGAGTGTTTCCCTTCAAGAATTGGAGTTGGTGCTAATAAAACGTAGGAGAAGGGCTGAGAAGTGTAGGCGGCTCGCAGAAGAACAATCATCATACAGAGCTGTGCTAGAGAAGATGATTCGAGATGCCATGCACCA AAGTGTTATTTATAAGGAACAAATTAGATTGAACCAGGCTGCAACCACTTCTCTGATGGCAAGACTAGAAGCACAGAAGGCAAAATGTGATTACTCTGAGAAAGAACTCCACATAAAATTCAACCAAAGAAACGATGTTGAGAAACAGATCAGGCCTCAATGGGAGCAAGCTAGGAAGAGATCGAGGATAGATGATACACTTTCTGATGAAAGAGAAGATAAAACTCTTCTTTACTTACCAGGTATCAGGCCAAGGAAGCATTCACATAAGGAATTGAGAATGTTCCTGCAGGAAGAACAGAAGACATCTGAAGTGGGGTCTTCCTCATGGAGCCCACttaatgagaagagaaaggatAAGGTTGAGGAAAAAAATGAACCCATCAAAGGTATTGGCAGAGAGAAGGCTGAGGACCCAAATATACCCATCACTTCCATGGAGGATGACATACCAATTGAGGAAAAGCTTGGAAAATtagagattgaagaagaaagaaaggaggacATGTGGATTCCTGTTCTTCGTAGCCCTGAAAGAGAGGAGGATGAAGAATGCAGAAAGCAACGTGGAAAGGGGAATGTGGAGAAGTGGCTAAAAATGCTGTTAGACAAAAACCAGGAAGGACCGACCGCGAACTCACCTCCTCCAACTGTTGATGAACATAGTACAAGAAAGATTGAGGAATCTCCAATTGAAGATGAACATAGTTCAAGCAAGACTGAGGAAATGATAAGAAAGTTGAACCTCACAAACCCACAGAAATATGTAAAGATTTTGCAGTTTCCAGCATTAGAAAACGAGGCAGGTCTCAAACCAGTCCAGGAAGATGTTGCTGTGCGAAATATCCATCAGAGAGATGATGGAAAGGGAAAAGAACAGATTGATGAGAAGAAAATTGGTGAAAACATGTGTGAGAAAACCAATGCAAGAGAAGTGAGTAATGTAGGTAAAGGCATTGGGAGTAGCATGAGCTTTGAAAGTAAAGAAACAAGAGAGAATAGCGGTAAGGAGAGGGGGCTTATGAGGAGTGAGAGTGCCAGAACATTTAGGCCAATCCCATCTTCTCCCTCTGTGATATTGGGAATTAGAAAAGGAGTTGATTATTGCATTCGAAAGAAGCCCATGGTGATTGGGTCTGATGAAGATAGAGATGAGAATCCTGTGGTGAGAAACAATTTCATCAAGTCATCCATCAAAACATTCAAGAAAGCAGTGAAGATATGA
- the LOC122075229 gene encoding molybdate transporter 2-like: MESPTLTTSPLLPGRWRRYLPRLSWATSFGLKTSVWSELGGSVGDLGTYIPIVLALTLVNHLDLGTTLIFTGLYNIITGFLFGIPMPVQPMKAIAAVAISESQTHLTIPQIMAAGISTASVLFLLGATGLMSFFYRFIPLPVVRGVQLSQGLSFAFSAIKYIRHQQNFATGKSGSARPWLGLDGLILALSALLFIVLTTGSGDSVDETETEPEPEPHRPRHPLRRLRILSAIPSALLVFLLGLVLCFVRDASIVKDLNFGPSKIHVVKISWHDWKTGFIRAAIPQIPLSVLNSVIAVCKLSTDLFPEKEASATAVSVSVGAMNLVGCWFGALPVCHGAGGLAGQYRCGGRSGASVLFLGIGKLVLGLVFGNTFVKILGEFPIGILGVLLLFSGIELAMASKDMNTKKESFVMLICAAVSLTGSSAALGFGCGIVVFLLLKLRESDFSSWNYKSKGSADIDTGLHP; encoded by the coding sequence ATGGAATCACCAACTCTAACAACCTCTCCGCTTCTTCCAGGGCGGTGGCGCCGCTACCTCCCACGCCTCTCGTGGGCTACCAGCTTCGGCCTGAAGACCTCAGTCTGGTCCGAATTGGGTGGCTCTGTGGGTGACCTGGGCACCTACATCCCCATCGTCCTGGCCCTCACTCTGGTCAATCACCTGGATCTCGGCACCACCCTCATCTTCACGGGCCTCTATAATATCATTACAGGCTTCCTCTTCGGTATCCCAATGCCAGTCCAGCCCATGAAAGCTATCGCCGCTGTCGCCATCTCCGAATCCCAAACCCACCTCACCATTCCCCAAATCATGGCCGCTGGTATCTCAACCGCCTCCGTCCTCTTTCTCCTGGGCGCCACAGGCCTCATGTCCTTCTTCTACCGTTTCATCCCGTTGCCCGTCGTTCGTGGCGTCCAGCTCTCACAAGGCCTTTCCTTTGCCTTCTCTGCCATCAAATACATCCGTCACCAGCAGAACTTCGCCACCGGTAAATCGGGCTCTGCTCGCCCCTGGCTCGGTCTCGATGGTCTCATCCTCGCCCTCTCCGCCCTCCTATTCATTGTCCTCACAACAGGTTCTGGCGACTCGGTGGacgaaactgaaactgaacctGAACCAGAACCCCATCGCCCTCGTCATCCGCTTCGAAGGCTGCGTATCTTATCGGCGATTCCATCCGCGCTTCTTGTATTCCTCCTGGGTCTGGTGCTCTGTTTCGTTCGTGACGCTTCCATTGTTAAGGATCTCAACTTCGGTCCTTCGAAGATCCATGTGGTCAAGATTTCGTGGCATGATTGGAAGACCGGATTCATTCGAGCTGCCATTCCTCAGATTCCACTCTCTGTTCTGAACTCTGTGATTGCGGTCTGCAAATTATCAACCGACCTGTTTCCAGAGAAAGAGGCGTCGGCGACGGCAGTCTCCGTCAGTGTGGGAGCCATGAACTTGGTGGGCTGTTGGTTCGGTGCATTGCCCGTCTGCCATGGCGCAGGGGGGCTTGCAGGGCAGTACCGTTGTGGGGGACGAAGTGGTGCGTCGGTGCTGTTTCTGGGGATAGGGAAGCTGGTTCTGGGGCTTGTTTTTGGGAACACATTCGTGAAGATACTGGGTGAGTTCCCAATTGGGATATTAGGGGTTCTCTTGCTCTTCTCTGGTATTGAATTGGCAATGGCTTCCAAGGATATGAACACCAAGAAGGAGTCCTTTGTGATGCTGATTTGTGCTGCTGTGTCCTTGACTGGTTCAAGTGCTGCTTTGGGCTTCGGTTGCGGGATTGTGGTGTTTTTGCTGCTGAAACTGAGGGAATCGGATTTCTCTTCATGGAACTACAAATCAAAAGGGTCTGCTGATATTGATACTGGTCTCCATCCTTAG